One window of Sphingomonas paeninsulae genomic DNA carries:
- a CDS encoding TonB-dependent receptor: MVHKFLAGSAGIAAMVSGHEVHAQAVQTQRADTQTAASRSSAVGVGDIIVTANRREEHQQDVPISITAFSSERLQQQGITKAQDLAASVPSLVVGANGQASRDTQTFTLRGQGATFQASPGVVVYMAEVPLPAPITLSQQGGPGNYVDLESLQILAGPQGTLFGRNTTGGAVLLVPHKPTNVLSGSASAQYGNYNDNEFEGMLNVPVVDDKLLVRVSGAYHDRDGYTRDVTYNRDLDNMHWYTGRIGITFRPSSNFENYLMAYGTYSHTNGTALIHKGFNIPLLNGYGLCGVPGQVPCSFYSNLTAQANALGPRAEAPSVLQSQTTRTWGIINSSQLDLTDELLLRNIISYQTFKSNYYYDGDGTTVQQYDSSLPSNPLPRDDIREFTEELQLQGTMLNKRLTFTVGGFYYNQTPAGEMGVNSIVFCPAAYTGFCPSSQANVAVGNKSKAVYAQGTFDFGAVAPALEGLRLTAGYRYTWDTITGSAYSYNASRTVPGAFTCVATGQTVLTDPKTSCAFSATLHSSAPTWTAGLDYKLMSHVLLYAKVARGYKAGGFNSYAVRPTTETFDPEYVTDYEGGFKSDFHLGDMPVRFNANYYFLNYTNIQKATGDFNPASNASGAAIYAAKAHVQGVEVEATIRPIRQVEIGGNFSYTDFKYTQYLIPANGLPDCTGITPVAPAMSNVKCLPGQYVAPYIFSVHMAVNKELPGTMGALSFFVNYAHTSSQNTEAVLLPALQPGSILAGYGLLNASLDWKNISGTGIDAGVFVTNATDKLYRISNSDVNQSLGIWATMYGEPRMYGMRIRYHFGL; encoded by the coding sequence ATGGTGCACAAGTTTCTGGCCGGATCGGCTGGCATTGCGGCGATGGTCTCGGGCCACGAGGTTCATGCCCAAGCGGTGCAAACCCAGAGAGCGGATACGCAAACCGCAGCCAGCAGGAGCTCGGCCGTTGGCGTTGGCGATATCATCGTTACCGCGAATCGCCGTGAAGAACACCAGCAAGACGTTCCCATCTCGATCACGGCCTTCTCCAGCGAACGGCTTCAACAGCAGGGCATCACCAAAGCTCAGGATCTTGCGGCGAGCGTGCCATCGTTGGTGGTGGGCGCCAACGGCCAGGCGTCCCGCGATACGCAGACCTTCACGCTTCGTGGCCAAGGCGCCACATTCCAGGCGTCGCCCGGCGTCGTCGTGTACATGGCCGAGGTGCCGCTGCCCGCCCCGATCACGCTCAGCCAGCAGGGCGGACCGGGCAATTATGTCGATCTCGAAAGTCTACAGATTCTCGCCGGGCCGCAAGGCACGCTGTTCGGTCGCAACACGACCGGTGGCGCAGTTCTGCTCGTGCCGCACAAACCAACCAACGTACTGTCCGGATCGGCATCCGCGCAGTACGGGAACTATAACGACAATGAGTTCGAAGGCATGCTCAACGTGCCCGTCGTGGACGACAAGCTGCTGGTCCGCGTTTCCGGCGCCTATCACGATCGCGATGGGTATACGCGCGATGTGACGTACAACCGGGATCTCGACAACATGCATTGGTACACGGGCCGCATCGGCATCACGTTCCGGCCCAGTTCGAACTTCGAAAACTATCTGATGGCCTATGGCACCTATTCGCATACCAACGGCACCGCCTTGATTCACAAGGGCTTCAACATCCCTCTTCTGAACGGCTACGGTTTATGCGGGGTTCCAGGACAGGTTCCTTGCAGCTTTTATAGCAACCTCACCGCGCAGGCGAACGCGCTGGGGCCGCGTGCGGAAGCCCCCAGCGTCCTCCAGAGCCAGACGACCCGCACCTGGGGTATCATAAACTCGTCGCAACTGGACCTCACCGACGAGCTGCTGTTGCGCAACATCATCAGCTATCAGACATTCAAAAGTAATTATTATTACGACGGCGATGGCACCACGGTGCAACAATATGATTCATCGCTACCGAGCAACCCGCTGCCGCGTGATGATATTCGGGAATTCACCGAGGAATTGCAGCTTCAGGGCACCATGCTCAACAAGCGCCTGACATTCACGGTCGGCGGCTTTTATTATAACCAGACCCCTGCCGGTGAAATGGGCGTCAACTCGATCGTCTTTTGTCCAGCCGCCTACACGGGCTTTTGCCCGTCGTCCCAGGCCAATGTTGCGGTAGGGAATAAGTCAAAGGCGGTTTACGCACAGGGCACGTTCGATTTCGGCGCGGTTGCTCCCGCCCTCGAAGGGCTGCGGCTGACCGCCGGCTATCGTTATACCTGGGATACGATCACCGGCTCCGCTTATTCCTATAACGCGTCCAGGACGGTCCCTGGCGCATTCACCTGCGTGGCTACCGGCCAGACCGTCCTCACCGATCCGAAAACGAGCTGCGCCTTCTCAGCAACGTTGCACAGCAGTGCGCCAACCTGGACCGCGGGTCTCGATTACAAGCTGATGTCGCATGTCCTGCTCTACGCAAAGGTGGCGCGGGGCTATAAAGCGGGCGGGTTCAATTCCTATGCGGTCCGCCCGACGACCGAGACGTTCGATCCCGAATATGTCACAGACTATGAAGGCGGCTTCAAGTCCGACTTCCATTTGGGCGATATGCCGGTGCGCTTCAACGCAAACTATTATTTCCTGAACTATACCAACATCCAGAAGGCCACCGGCGATTTTAACCCTGCGTCCAACGCCAGTGGTGCTGCCATTTATGCAGCCAAGGCTCACGTCCAGGGCGTCGAAGTGGAAGCGACGATCCGGCCGATCCGACAGGTGGAAATTGGTGGCAATTTCAGCTATACGGATTTCAAATATACCCAATATCTAATCCCTGCCAACGGGCTGCCGGACTGCACCGGCATCACGCCGGTCGCGCCCGCAATGTCCAATGTGAAGTGCCTGCCCGGCCAATATGTCGCGCCCTATATCTTCAGCGTACACATGGCGGTAAACAAGGAGTTGCCGGGTACGATGGGCGCCCTGTCGTTCTTCGTGAATTACGCGCACACCTCGTCCCAGAATACTGAAGCTGTCCTGCTTCCCGCTCTCCAGCCAGGTTCGATTCTGGCCGGATATGGTCTGCTCAATGCTTCTCTCGACTGGAAGAATATCAGCGGGACAGGTATTGATGCCGGTGTCTT